In Runella sp. SP2, the genomic window CATTCCAGGTGGGTCGGCTCCCTTGTTTAGTACGGTGCTGATGCTGGGCGTCCCTGCCCAATTGGCAGGCTGCCGCGAAGTTGTTCTATGTACACCAAGCGACCACCCTGCAATCTTGTACGCGGCTCAATTGGTGGGAGTAACAAAGATATTTCGCGTAGGTGGCGCACAAGCTATTGCGGCGATGGCCTACGGAACAGAGTCAGTACCAAAGGTGTATAAAATCTTTGGCCCAGGTAACCAATACGTGACAGCCGCCAAAATGTTATTGGCCAAAGAGGGCGTGGCGATAGACATGCCTGCGGGGCCGTCGGAAGTAGCGGTGTATGCCGATGCTACCGCGTTGCCGTCGTTTGTTGCGGCCGATTTGTTGTCGCAGGCCGAGCACGGGGCCGACAGTCAAGTATTATTGGTATCGACGGACAAAAAGTTTTTAGCCGCCGTCAATCTTACTTTATCGACGCAGTTGGAAGCCCTACCGCGCAAAGAACTGGCGCGCCAAGCTATTGAGAACAGCAAGGCGATTTTGGTTGAAACCCAAGAAGAAGCCATTGAATTGCTGAACGAATACGCGGCGGAACACTTGATTTTAAGCGTCGAAAATGCCGAGGCAGTGAGCGAACAGATTTACAACGCGGGCTCGATTTTTTTAGGAAATTATACTCCTGAGTCATGCGGAGACTATGCGTCGGGTACGAACCATACCTTGCCCACTAACGGTCACGCGCGGGCGTACAGCGGGGTGTCGCTAGATAGTTTCGTGAAAAAGATTACGGTTCAGCACATTACGCCGGAAGGGCTTAAAGAACTTGGCCCAACCGTGGAAGCCATGGCCGAAGCCGAATCGCTCCAAGCGCACAAACGCGCCGTGAGTTTGCGATTGAGTAGTTTGAAGTAATGCCCAGTTATATCATATTTACGAATTTCAATGAAGTGGGTTGCCACTTTTTAATACAATGATATTTGATTTAGCTTCGATTCTTCGTCCACACATTTTGAATTTGGTACCTTATTCCTCGGCGCGCGATGAATATACGGGCAAAGAAGGGGTGTTTTTGGATGCCAATGAAAACCCGTACCAATCGGTGAATGGGCAGCAGTGGAACCGCTACCCTGACCCTTACCAATGGGCTATTAAAGAAAAACTTGCTCCTATCAAAGGGGTTCGTCCTAGTCAAATATTCTTAGGAAATGGCTCTGACGAACCGATAGATTTGCTCGTTCGGGCTACTTGTACGCCGCGCGAGGATAATATTCTCATCATGCCGCCCACTTATGGCATGTATCAGGTAAGCGCTGATATTAATGATGTTCCTATTATTAAAGTACCGCTGACGCCTGATTTTCAAATTGATACTGAAAAAGTGTTGGCAGCTGTTACGCCAAAGACCAAAATTATTTGGATTTGTTCCCCCAACAATCCCAGTGGAAATTTGGTAAAACGGGAAGCCATTTTGACCATTTTGGCCAATTTTTCAGGTTTGGTCGTGGTGGATGAAGCTTATATTGATTTTGCTGAAGTTCCCGAAAGTTTAGAACTTTCGGGAAGTTTGACGGCCTCATTTACCAACGAATTGGACAATTACCCCAATCTTATCGTACTTCAAACGTTTTCTAAAGCGTGGGGGTTGGCTTCGTTGCGTTTAGGGATGTGCTTTGCGTCGGAAGAAATCATCAGAGTACTTAATAAAATTAAGCCTCCTTACAATCTCAGCGGGGCTACTCAGGCGATTTTGTTGGAAGCCCTCGATTTTGTAGAAATCAAAAATCAGTTGGTGAAAGAAATTTTAGCCGAAAGAGAGAGGTTAGCGCAGGAGTTGGTTGTCATACCTACAGTGAAGCATATTTATCCGTCAGACGCTAATTTTTTATTGGTAAAATTTGAGAAAGCCAAGCAGCTCTTTGATGATTTAATTGAACAAAAAATCATCGTCCGCGACCGCTCGAAAGTAACCCTTTGCGAAGATTGCCTGCGCATAACGGTTGGGACAAGCGAGGAAAATAATGTACTACTGGAAGCGTTAAAAATACTAAGCAAATAATAATCCATGGAAGAATTTGTCAGTGATGTATCAAAACAATCGTTCCCAATTTCCGACAAAGTCGTGGGAGGATACATTACAGGTTCGCTGTACGAATTCATCCGTTCTGAACATCCCGACTTTACCAAAAATAGTTCGTTGT contains:
- the hisD gene encoding histidinol dehydrogenase; protein product: MQIIPFPKKSDWPALLARPTQSIANIEQAVAPILEKVRTEGDAAIRALTLQFDKIKLGEIAMPQATIDAAEAALSEELKAAIRQAYQNIRTFHEAQYQPVQKIETMPGVTCWRKSVGIDKVGLYIPGGSAPLFSTVLMLGVPAQLAGCREVVLCTPSDHPAILYAAQLVGVTKIFRVGGAQAIAAMAYGTESVPKVYKIFGPGNQYVTAAKMLLAKEGVAIDMPAGPSEVAVYADATALPSFVAADLLSQAEHGADSQVLLVSTDKKFLAAVNLTLSTQLEALPRKELARQAIENSKAILVETQEEAIELLNEYAAEHLILSVENAEAVSEQIYNAGSIFLGNYTPESCGDYASGTNHTLPTNGHARAYSGVSLDSFVKKITVQHITPEGLKELGPTVEAMAEAESLQAHKRAVSLRLSSLK
- the hisC gene encoding histidinol-phosphate transaminase, translating into MIFDLASILRPHILNLVPYSSARDEYTGKEGVFLDANENPYQSVNGQQWNRYPDPYQWAIKEKLAPIKGVRPSQIFLGNGSDEPIDLLVRATCTPREDNILIMPPTYGMYQVSADINDVPIIKVPLTPDFQIDTEKVLAAVTPKTKIIWICSPNNPSGNLVKREAILTILANFSGLVVVDEAYIDFAEVPESLELSGSLTASFTNELDNYPNLIVLQTFSKAWGLASLRLGMCFASEEIIRVLNKIKPPYNLSGATQAILLEALDFVEIKNQLVKEILAERERLAQELVVIPTVKHIYPSDANFLLVKFEKAKQLFDDLIEQKIIVRDRSKVTLCEDCLRITVGTSEENNVLLEALKILSK